A genomic region of Candidatus Marimicrobium litorale contains the following coding sequences:
- the rfbB gene encoding dTDP-glucose 4,6-dehydratase, producing the protein MARSLLVTGAAGFIGANFAHYWMRQHPEDRVVAFDALTYAGNRANLTGLEDKPNFSFVHADICDYDRVLSTLRKHEIDTVVHFAAESHVDRSITGPDAFIETNVVGTHSLLKAARDVWMGSGKDREHRFHHVSTDEVYGSLSADAPGFHEEQKYEPNSPYSASKAASDHLVRAYQHTFGVQVTTSNCSNNYGPYHFPEKLIPLCLTNILRGRPLPVYGDGSNIRDWLYVEDHCRGIEMVILGGRIGDTYNIGGNNEWNNLDIVHLLCDQMDERFAADASLVGRFPDAPDSSARDLITFVEDRAGHDWRYAIDATKITRELGYTPHETFETGLKRTLDWYLANEDWWRPLLPS; encoded by the coding sequence CGGCGCTAACTTCGCACACTACTGGATGCGCCAACACCCGGAGGACCGGGTGGTGGCGTTCGATGCCCTTACCTACGCAGGTAACCGCGCCAATCTCACGGGTCTGGAAGACAAGCCGAACTTCAGTTTTGTTCATGCTGATATCTGCGATTACGACAGAGTCTTGAGTACATTGCGCAAGCACGAGATCGATACGGTTGTGCACTTCGCTGCGGAAAGTCATGTGGATCGGTCCATTACGGGCCCCGACGCTTTCATCGAAACCAATGTAGTTGGCACTCACAGCTTGCTGAAAGCTGCGCGGGATGTCTGGATGGGCAGCGGCAAAGACCGGGAGCACCGGTTCCATCACGTCTCGACCGATGAAGTTTACGGTTCACTCAGCGCGGACGCGCCGGGGTTCCACGAGGAACAGAAATACGAACCAAACTCACCTTACTCTGCTAGCAAAGCGGCTTCCGACCATTTGGTGCGCGCCTATCAGCATACGTTTGGCGTGCAGGTCACGACCAGCAACTGCTCGAATAATTATGGCCCCTATCACTTTCCGGAAAAATTGATCCCCCTTTGCCTCACTAATATTCTGCGCGGGCGGCCACTCCCCGTTTATGGTGATGGCAGCAATATTCGCGATTGGTTGTACGTGGAGGATCACTGCCGGGGTATCGAGATGGTCATACTGGGCGGCCGTATTGGCGACACCTACAATATCGGCGGCAATAATGAGTGGAATAATCTGGATATTGTCCACCTGCTGTGTGATCAGATGGACGAGCGCTTCGCTGCTGATGCATCCCTTGTCGGACGCTTCCCCGATGCTCCCGATAGCAGCGCTCGAGACCTGATCACTTTTGTTGAAGACCGGGCGGGCCACGACTGGCGCTATGCCATCGACGCGACCAAGATCACCCGTGAGCTGGGCTATACCCCCCATGAGACTTTCGAAACAGGCCTCAAGCGCACCCTTGACTGGTACCTCGCCAACGAGGACTGGTGGCGG